The DNA region AGTTTTACCTGCTCTGGCCGGCCGTCCTTGTTTTTCTCGGCAGGCGAAAAGGGTTTATGGCGGCAGCCTCCGTGATCTTCATATGTCCGATTATTCGCGTCTTCCTGTGGCACTACTACAAGCTGGAAGGAATCGGATTCCGGTTCGAAACGGTCGCAGACGCAATCGCGACCGGTTGCCTTCTGGCGGGCGCCGGCGGTTGGCTCAAAGCTCAAGCAGCTTATAGAAAAATACTCGAATCGAAATTCTTTGTGGCGGTTCCGGCGGCCGTTCTGTTCTTCCATATGTTCTTCGGCCACCCGACGATCTACTACCTGATCAGCCATACGATGATGAACATCGGTATCGCCTTGTGCCTGGACTGGTGCGTTACGTATCACACCGGAATAGTTGGACGGATACTCAACTCCAAACCGCTTGTCGGAATTGGAGTCATCAGCTACTCGCTTTATCTATGGCAGCAGATGTTCTTCAATCGTCATTCCCCTTCCGCAATGACCTCATTCCCTGCCAATGTCGCGCTTGTGGCGGCGGCGGCGCTGATGTCGTATTTTGTCATCGAAAAACCGAGCCTCCGGCTGCGACAACGATTCGAACGAAACATCTTCTCGGCATCCGCCAGAAGGGCCGGTGCGTCCGAAGG from Terriglobia bacterium includes:
- a CDS encoding acyltransferase; translation: MKHETNRIPSLDGLRCIAVMMVLFSHLLGTQGFLNPTPGTFLYEFGNLGVKVFFVISGFLITNLLLSELEKTNKIHLGKFYFRRTFRIFPACYFMIVGLILFNAMGLVSLTPRDVIHAVTYTSNYYPGRSWAVGHTWSLGVEEQFYLLWPAVLVFLGRRKGFMAAASVIFICPIIRVFLWHYYKLEGIGFRFETVADAIATGCLLAGAGGWLKAQAAYRKILESKFFVAVPAAVLFFHMFFGHPTIYYLISHTMMNIGIALCLDWCVTYHTGIVGRILNSKPLVGIGVISYSLYLWQQMFFNRHSPSAMTSFPANVALVAAAALMSYFVIEKPSLRLRQRFERNIFSASARRAGASEG